From one Streptomyces sp. R41 genomic stretch:
- a CDS encoding helix-turn-helix domain-containing protein has protein sequence MCEDWVRAPIPPHDLQARVDALSRRYHMNRLPYLDESGVLRFCSRSVTVSPTQAELLELLVPRYREVVPREALRFRLGQVNGSRTRNALDLHMMRIRDRIQPLGLSIRTVWGRGYVLETHADPL, from the coding sequence GTGTGCGAGGACTGGGTGCGGGCGCCGATACCCCCGCACGACCTCCAGGCCCGGGTGGACGCCCTCAGTCGTCGCTACCACATGAATCGACTGCCGTATCTGGACGAGAGCGGCGTCCTGCGCTTCTGCTCGCGCTCCGTCACCGTGTCACCGACTCAGGCGGAACTCCTTGAACTGCTCGTCCCGCGCTATCGCGAGGTCGTACCCCGCGAGGCACTCCGCTTCCGCCTCGGCCAGGTCAACGGGTCGAGGACACGGAACGCCCTCGATCTGCACATGATGCGGATCAGGGATCGAATTCAGCCACTCGGGCTGTCCATCCGCACCGTCTGGGGTCGCGGCTATGTGCTCGAAACCCACGCCGATCCACTCTGA